In the genome of Acidimicrobiia bacterium, one region contains:
- the nuoL gene encoding NADH-quinone oxidoreductase subunit L, whose product MSVFAALGPLVLATAEEGAEHAADLTTSGPLLSAAWLIPVVPMVLTFAIVFWGKKLPYRGWELAVGSMGFVALYGIVLFFMNMSQGITYEGSVTLAEIGTQALGDNIGSALVFEWGWMVDGLSIMMYFVVGVVGTLVFVYAKGYMEGDARYTWFFASFTLFGGGMLVLVSAPNLIQLIVGWELVGVASWLLIGHYWEDHDASSSAIKAFLTNKIGDAALFIGAIIVGLSVGSFRFTDIMDVIASGSGSPLSRFAFWGGVAIFIGAMGKSAQFPLHVWLPDAMAGPTPVSALMHAATMVTAGVYLIARMFPFYAVDGFADEVRWVIIAVGTLTLFLTGLIALVQDDIKKVLAYSTLSQLGYMVTAMGAGAYTAGLFHLFTHAFFKALLFLGAGSVIHAVHSNNMSDMGGLRRFMPKTYSTFVIGALALAGIVPLAGFWSKDEILASIRFAGSADGYTVAQGGAWLADFVLVVAIAGAFVTAFYMTRAVSLTFFGEYKGDGHPHESPNVMTYPLVALAGFSVVAGLINIPGVTSLFTDGVGARFFAGFHELEHHAESLDLGVALIGTLAAAAGILIGYRIWFEDKETQRARDAFGVPLLYPLLRRKYYIDDAYFYGVVKPLREPVARGVDWFNGHVIDLVVNGAGFLARAAGKLVYLFDQRALDGAINASAGITSFGGGRLRLLQSGRVQQYATLLFAGTVLLVAGFVIYNGLTT is encoded by the coding sequence GTGAGCGTCTTCGCCGCACTCGGGCCGCTCGTGCTCGCCACCGCAGAGGAGGGGGCAGAGCACGCCGCCGACCTCACGACCAGCGGACCCTTGCTCTCTGCGGCCTGGCTCATCCCGGTGGTCCCGATGGTGCTGACGTTCGCCATCGTCTTCTGGGGCAAGAAGCTCCCCTATCGGGGCTGGGAGCTCGCAGTCGGCTCGATGGGCTTCGTGGCTCTCTACGGGATCGTCCTCTTCTTCATGAACATGTCACAGGGCATCACGTACGAAGGATCGGTGACGCTCGCCGAGATCGGGACGCAGGCGCTTGGAGACAACATCGGCAGCGCACTGGTCTTCGAGTGGGGATGGATGGTCGACGGCCTCTCGATCATGATGTACTTCGTCGTCGGCGTCGTCGGCACCCTCGTCTTCGTGTACGCCAAGGGCTACATGGAGGGAGACGCCCGCTACACGTGGTTCTTCGCCTCCTTCACCCTGTTCGGCGGGGGCATGCTCGTTCTCGTCTCCGCCCCCAACCTGATCCAGCTCATCGTCGGCTGGGAGCTCGTCGGGGTGGCGTCGTGGCTGCTCATCGGGCACTACTGGGAGGACCACGACGCCTCCTCGTCCGCCATCAAGGCCTTCCTGACGAACAAGATCGGAGACGCCGCCCTCTTCATCGGGGCGATCATCGTCGGGCTGTCGGTCGGCTCGTTCCGCTTCACCGACATCATGGACGTGATCGCGTCGGGCAGCGGGTCGCCGCTCAGCCGCTTCGCCTTCTGGGGCGGGGTCGCCATCTTCATCGGGGCGATGGGCAAGAGCGCCCAGTTCCCGCTGCACGTCTGGCTTCCCGACGCGATGGCGGGCCCCACGCCCGTCTCGGCGCTCATGCATGCCGCCACGATGGTGACCGCAGGCGTCTACCTCATCGCCAGGATGTTCCCGTTCTACGCGGTCGACGGCTTCGCCGACGAGGTGCGCTGGGTCATCATCGCCGTCGGCACCCTCACCCTGTTCCTGACCGGTCTCATCGCCCTCGTCCAGGACGACATCAAGAAGGTACTCGCCTACTCGACCCTCTCGCAGCTGGGTTACATGGTCACCGCCATGGGGGCCGGGGCTTACACGGCCGGTCTCTTCCACCTGTTCACTCACGCCTTCTTCAAGGCGCTGCTCTTCCTGGGTGCCGGGTCGGTGATCCACGCCGTCCACTCGAACAACATGTCCGACATGGGTGGGCTCCGTAGGTTCATGCCGAAGACATACTCGACCTTCGTCATCGGGGCCCTCGCCCTGGCGGGCATCGTCCCCCTCGCCGGGTTCTGGTCGAAGGACGAGATCCTGGCGTCGATCCGCTTCGCCGGATCGGCGGATGGCTACACCGTCGCGCAGGGAGGAGCGTGGCTCGCCGACTTCGTGCTCGTCGTCGCCATCGCGGGTGCGTTCGTCACCGCCTTCTACATGACGAGGGCGGTCTCGCTCACGTTCTTCGGTGAGTACAAGGGGGACGGCCACCCCCACGAGTCACCGAACGTGATGACCTACCCGCTCGTCGCATTGGCAGGCTTCTCGGTGGTGGCGGGGCTCATCAACATCCCAGGGGTCACCTCGCTCTTCACGGACGGCGTCGGGGCCAGGTTCTTCGCCGGCTTCCACGAGCTCGAGCACCACGCCGAGTCGCTCGATCTCGGCGTGGCGCTCATCGGGACGCTGGCGGCGGCCGCCGGGATCCTCATCGGCTACCGCATCTGGTTCGAGGACAAAGAGACCCAGCGAGCTCGCGACGCCTTCGGCGTCCCTCTCCTGTACCCACTTCTCCGTCGCAAGTACTACATCGACGACGCCTACTTCTACGGGGTCGTGAAGCCGCTCCGCGAGCCGGTGGCGCGCGGCGTCGACTGGTTCAACGGCCACGTCATCGACCTCGTCGTCAACGGTGCAGGCTTCCTGGCTCGCGCAGCAGGCAAGCTCGTGTACTTGTTCGACCAGCGAGCCCTCGACGGCGCCATCAACGCCTCGGCCGGGATCACCAGCTTTGGAGGGGGTCGGCTTCGCCTGCTGCAATCGGGCAGGGTGCAGCAGTACGCCACGCTGCTCTTCGCGGGCACGGTGCTGCTCGTGGCCGGTTTCGTGATCTACAACGGGTTAACCACGTGA
- a CDS encoding NADH-quinone oxidoreductase subunit M, translating into MFDNGWLLSLVVFLPVVGAAAVLLTPKANEEAQKALALGFAGASFILSVVLAIQFDFGAAHEFQAGTNLEWIDAINSRYHIGVDGISLPLVVLSTFITVLSILYSWNHWPDPHNPKAFLTLILVLATGMTGTFVALDLILFFVFFEVVLLPMYFMIGIWGDRNEVTIPVFKRTTEMRLYASIKFFLFTLFGSAFMLLGFLGLYFRSGDSGADRTFDILELSMRSGLFTGTFAFWVFAALFLGFAVKVPMFPFHTWLPDAHTAAPTVGSVLLAAILLKLGTYAFVRIALPVLPDEAENWAPAIGILAVIGIIYASLACLAQTDMKRLIAFSSVGHMGFVMLGIATLTDIGINAAIIGMVAHGVITGLLFFLAGSMSHRYHTREMARLGGNQKLMPIMGGILGFTAMASLGLPGLAGFWGEFMSLLAAFNPLEGLSVNLFRTLMVLGAVGTILAAGYLLWMLQRVNFGEPPAEWEGRVFHDVDRWEMAAWAPLVVSIIAIGVFPRIVFGSTNDAVVQLIQNGWRFIGG; encoded by the coding sequence ATGTTCGACAACGGCTGGCTCTTGAGCCTCGTCGTCTTCCTGCCGGTCGTCGGCGCGGCGGCGGTGCTGCTGACGCCGAAGGCGAACGAAGAGGCGCAGAAGGCCTTGGCATTGGGGTTCGCCGGCGCCTCGTTCATCCTGTCAGTGGTGCTGGCCATCCAGTTCGACTTCGGTGCTGCCCACGAGTTCCAGGCCGGCACCAACCTGGAGTGGATCGATGCGATCAACAGCCGCTACCACATCGGCGTCGACGGCATCTCGCTCCCCCTCGTCGTCCTCTCGACGTTCATCACGGTGCTCTCCATCCTCTACAGCTGGAACCACTGGCCCGATCCGCACAACCCGAAGGCGTTCCTCACGCTGATCCTGGTGCTGGCGACCGGGATGACGGGGACCTTCGTCGCCCTCGACCTGATCCTCTTCTTCGTCTTCTTCGAGGTCGTGCTGCTGCCCATGTACTTCATGATCGGGATCTGGGGTGACCGCAACGAGGTGACGATCCCCGTCTTCAAGCGCACGACGGAGATGCGCCTCTACGCCTCGATCAAGTTCTTCCTCTTCACTCTGTTCGGGTCGGCGTTCATGCTGCTCGGTTTCCTCGGCCTCTACTTCCGGTCGGGAGACTCGGGCGCCGATAGGACGTTCGACATCCTCGAGCTGTCCATGCGGAGCGGGTTGTTCACCGGCACTTTCGCCTTCTGGGTATTTGCGGCGCTCTTCCTCGGCTTCGCCGTCAAGGTCCCGATGTTCCCGTTCCACACTTGGCTCCCGGATGCCCACACCGCCGCCCCGACCGTCGGCTCGGTGCTCTTGGCGGCAATCCTCCTGAAGCTCGGCACGTACGCATTCGTGCGCATCGCCCTGCCGGTCCTCCCCGACGAGGCCGAGAACTGGGCTCCCGCGATCGGGATCCTGGCCGTGATCGGGATCATCTACGCATCGCTCGCATGTCTCGCCCAGACGGACATGAAGCGGCTCATCGCCTTCTCATCGGTCGGCCACATGGGATTCGTGATGCTGGGAATCGCAACGCTCACCGACATCGGCATCAATGCCGCCATCATCGGCATGGTCGCCCACGGCGTGATCACCGGGCTGTTGTTCTTCCTGGCAGGCTCGATGTCGCACCGCTACCACACGAGGGAGATGGCGCGCCTCGGCGGCAATCAGAAGCTCATGCCGATCATGGGCGGCATCCTCGGGTTCACGGCCATGGCTTCCCTCGGGCTCCCGGGGCTCGCCGGTTTCTGGGGAGAGTTCATGTCCCTGCTGGCTGCGTTCAACCCGCTCGAGGGGCTCTCGGTCAACCTGTTCCGCACGCTCATGGTGCTCGGAGCGGTCGGGACGATCCTGGCGGCGGGATACCTGCTGTGGATGCTGCAGCGAGTCAACTTCGGGGAGCCGCCGGCCGAGTGGGAGGGCCGTGTGTTCCACGACGTCGACAGGTGGGAGATGGCGGCATGGGCGCCTCTCGTCGTGTCGATCATCGCGATCGGCGTGTTCCCGAGGATCGTCTTCGGCTCGACGAACGACGCCGT